From Etheostoma spectabile isolate EspeVRDwgs_2016 chromosome 8, UIUC_Espe_1.0, whole genome shotgun sequence, a single genomic window includes:
- the ehf gene encoding ETS homologous factor isoform X1, with amino-acid sequence MSVSPSTTLDSQLTTTWGTTNSHPDVPMVMSGYTSRLWPCDTEPQFWSKYQVWEWLQQVLDMHQMDVSSIPFQNFDMDGHQLCSLSYQDFLRAAGSMGPILFQSITELKWSGQYHMELGQLELKPELDFSCTFPDVSYPPGEIYNPLNHPLTPASPNPSSPAIKRSFSCQVKKHNPRGTHLWEFIRDILLNPERNPGLIKWEDRTEGVFRFLKSEAVAQLWGKKKNNSSMTYEKLSRAMRYYYKREILERVDGRRLVYKFGRNARGWRESDK; translated from the exons ATGAGCGTGAGTCCATCCACCACCCTAGACAGCCAGCTGACCACTACCTGGGGCACTACGAACTCCCACCCTGATG TTCCAATGGTGATGTCTGGTTACACAAGTCGCCTGTGGCCTTGTGACACTGAACCTCAGTTCTGGAGTAAGTACCAGGTGTGGGAGTGGCTGCAGCAGGTCCTGGACATGCACCAGATGGATGTCTCCAGCATTCCCTTCCAAAACTTTGACATGGACGGCCATCAACTCTGCAGCCTGAGCTACCAGGACTTCCTCCGAGCTGCCGGCAGCATGGGACCCATTCTATTCCAGAGCATCACAGAGCTCAAATGGAGCG GGCAGTACCATATGGAACTAGGGCAACTGGAACTAAAACCAGAAT TAGACTTCTCTTGTACATTTCCGGACGTCAGCTATCCACCTGGAG AAATCTACAATCCCTTGAATCACCCCCTCACCCCTGCCTCCCCCAACCCTTCCAGTCCTG CTATCAAAAGGTCTTTCAGTTGTCAGGTCAAAAAACACA acccaaggGGGACCCACTTGTGGGAGTTCATCAGGGACATTCTGCTGAACCCAGAGCGAAACCCAGGGCTAATCAAGTGGGAGGATCGGACAGAGGGGGTTTTCCGCTTCCTCAAGTCAGAGGCAGTGGCACAGTTATGGGGCAAGAAGAAGAATAACAGCAGCATGACCTATGAGAAACTAAGCCGTGCAATGAG ATATTACTACAAAAGAGAAATCCTCGAGCGAGTAGACGGACGCAGACTGGTTTACAAGTTTGGAAGGAACGCAAGAGGGTGGAGGGAGTCAGACAAGTGA
- the ehf gene encoding ETS homologous factor isoform X2, which produces MSVSPSTTLDSQLTTTWGTTNSHPDVPMVMSGYTSRLWPCDTEPQFWSKYQVWEWLQQVLDMHQMDVSSIPFQNFDMDGHQLCSLSYQDFLRAAGSMGPILFQSITELKWSGQYHMELGQLELKPEYFSCTFPDVSYPPGEIYNPLNHPLTPASPNPSSPAIKRSFSCQVKKHNPRGTHLWEFIRDILLNPERNPGLIKWEDRTEGVFRFLKSEAVAQLWGKKKNNSSMTYEKLSRAMRYYYKREILERVDGRRLVYKFGRNARGWRESDK; this is translated from the exons ATGAGCGTGAGTCCATCCACCACCCTAGACAGCCAGCTGACCACTACCTGGGGCACTACGAACTCCCACCCTGATG TTCCAATGGTGATGTCTGGTTACACAAGTCGCCTGTGGCCTTGTGACACTGAACCTCAGTTCTGGAGTAAGTACCAGGTGTGGGAGTGGCTGCAGCAGGTCCTGGACATGCACCAGATGGATGTCTCCAGCATTCCCTTCCAAAACTTTGACATGGACGGCCATCAACTCTGCAGCCTGAGCTACCAGGACTTCCTCCGAGCTGCCGGCAGCATGGGACCCATTCTATTCCAGAGCATCACAGAGCTCAAATGGAGCG GGCAGTACCATATGGAACTAGGGCAACTGGAACTAAAACCAGAAT ACTTCTCTTGTACATTTCCGGACGTCAGCTATCCACCTGGAG AAATCTACAATCCCTTGAATCACCCCCTCACCCCTGCCTCCCCCAACCCTTCCAGTCCTG CTATCAAAAGGTCTTTCAGTTGTCAGGTCAAAAAACACA acccaaggGGGACCCACTTGTGGGAGTTCATCAGGGACATTCTGCTGAACCCAGAGCGAAACCCAGGGCTAATCAAGTGGGAGGATCGGACAGAGGGGGTTTTCCGCTTCCTCAAGTCAGAGGCAGTGGCACAGTTATGGGGCAAGAAGAAGAATAACAGCAGCATGACCTATGAGAAACTAAGCCGTGCAATGAG ATATTACTACAAAAGAGAAATCCTCGAGCGAGTAGACGGACGCAGACTGGTTTACAAGTTTGGAAGGAACGCAAGAGGGTGGAGGGAGTCAGACAAGTGA
- the ehf gene encoding ETS homologous factor isoform X3: protein MSVSPSTTLDSQLTTTWGTTNSHPDVPMVMSGYTSRLWPCDTEPQFWSKYQVWEWLQQVLDMHQMDVSSIPFQNFDMDGHQLCSLSYQDFLRAAGSMGPILFQSITELKWSEIYNPLNHPLTPASPNPSSPAIKRSFSCQVKKHNPRGTHLWEFIRDILLNPERNPGLIKWEDRTEGVFRFLKSEAVAQLWGKKKNNSSMTYEKLSRAMRYYYKREILERVDGRRLVYKFGRNARGWRESDK, encoded by the exons ATGAGCGTGAGTCCATCCACCACCCTAGACAGCCAGCTGACCACTACCTGGGGCACTACGAACTCCCACCCTGATG TTCCAATGGTGATGTCTGGTTACACAAGTCGCCTGTGGCCTTGTGACACTGAACCTCAGTTCTGGAGTAAGTACCAGGTGTGGGAGTGGCTGCAGCAGGTCCTGGACATGCACCAGATGGATGTCTCCAGCATTCCCTTCCAAAACTTTGACATGGACGGCCATCAACTCTGCAGCCTGAGCTACCAGGACTTCCTCCGAGCTGCCGGCAGCATGGGACCCATTCTATTCCAGAGCATCACAGAGCTCAAATGGAGCG AAATCTACAATCCCTTGAATCACCCCCTCACCCCTGCCTCCCCCAACCCTTCCAGTCCTG CTATCAAAAGGTCTTTCAGTTGTCAGGTCAAAAAACACA acccaaggGGGACCCACTTGTGGGAGTTCATCAGGGACATTCTGCTGAACCCAGAGCGAAACCCAGGGCTAATCAAGTGGGAGGATCGGACAGAGGGGGTTTTCCGCTTCCTCAAGTCAGAGGCAGTGGCACAGTTATGGGGCAAGAAGAAGAATAACAGCAGCATGACCTATGAGAAACTAAGCCGTGCAATGAG ATATTACTACAAAAGAGAAATCCTCGAGCGAGTAGACGGACGCAGACTGGTTTACAAGTTTGGAAGGAACGCAAGAGGGTGGAGGGAGTCAGACAAGTGA